The Aminithiophilus ramosus genome contains a region encoding:
- a CDS encoding DUF1850 domain-containing protein: MRSLSLWLVVALLSFLYLFCAPVSVLEIAPSGGTFLRQIAPVGQPFVLRYIHSVELTPVEDEYSVSDGTFWQWEERVRSHNAGLPLEASKTGKFLAGKDWFRFRGGRQSFNVLFLRVGDGERGRNELDLVGSGRWELFKQFPGQRLEIRVTESSFADQLIGRL, encoded by the coding sequence GTGAGATCCTTGTCGTTGTGGCTCGTCGTGGCCCTTCTGTCCTTCCTTTACCTCTTTTGCGCCCCTGTCTCCGTTCTGGAAATCGCTCCTTCTGGGGGTACTTTCCTGCGGCAAATAGCTCCCGTCGGACAACCCTTCGTCCTTCGCTATATTCACTCCGTCGAATTGACACCCGTCGAGGACGAGTATTCCGTTTCGGATGGGACCTTCTGGCAGTGGGAAGAACGTGTCCGCTCCCACAACGCCGGATTGCCTCTCGAGGCATCAAAGACGGGGAAATTCCTTGCCGGAAAAGATTGGTTCCGTTTTCGGGGAGGAAGGCAGTCTTTCAACGTCCTCTTCCTCCGCGTCGGCGACGGGGAGCGGGGGCGCAACGAATTGGACCTTGTCGGATCGGGCCGGTGGGAGCTGTTTAAACAATTTCCGGGGCAACGGCTTGAGATCCGCGTGACGGAAAGCTCCTTCGCCGATCAGCTGATTGGAAGACTTTAA
- the ribF gene encoding riboflavin biosynthesis protein RibF, with product MILTLGAFDGFHRGHQKLLEKAASLAEDEARWAVVTFSPHPQMVLSPSPRPALFSESERDLIARFLRIPNLIKIDFTRWLAELAPEAFMDFLAKNIDVSGLVVGDDFRYGQSRKGDVVQLTESCRRRRWRVAVLPQLVLDGQSVSSTLLRQKIAGGDVVAASELLGYPFFAVGVVVPGDRRGRTLGFPTANLSLPQGKIFPERGVYATAALVGEEWRPGALNVGFNPTFEGRRSLRFEVHFPGFNGDLYGQSLPVFILKRLREEMRFGCPEELAAQMGRDVGKVLEAWERYRPTAQEPLRRWKSLLSRYV from the coding sequence TTGATCCTCACCCTCGGAGCTTTCGACGGGTTTCATCGGGGCCATCAGAAACTGTTGGAAAAGGCCGCGTCACTTGCCGAAGACGAGGCAAGATGGGCCGTCGTGACCTTTTCTCCCCATCCTCAGATGGTCCTTTCCCCCTCGCCGCGTCCCGCCCTCTTCAGCGAAAGCGAACGTGATCTCATCGCCCGCTTTCTGCGAATTCCCAATCTGATCAAGATCGATTTCACTCGATGGCTGGCAGAGCTGGCCCCTGAGGCTTTCATGGACTTTCTGGCCAAAAACATCGATGTCTCGGGCCTCGTCGTCGGCGACGATTTCCGCTACGGCCAGTCGAGGAAAGGCGATGTGGTTCAGCTGACCGAGAGCTGTCGCCGTCGCCGTTGGCGTGTGGCCGTTCTACCCCAGCTCGTTCTCGACGGCCAGTCTGTCAGCAGCACTCTTCTGCGCCAGAAGATCGCCGGCGGCGACGTCGTCGCCGCTTCGGAACTGCTCGGCTACCCCTTTTTCGCCGTCGGTGTCGTCGTTCCCGGCGACCGCAGGGGCAGAACCTTGGGCTTCCCGACGGCGAACCTTTCCCTTCCGCAGGGGAAGATCTTCCCGGAGCGCGGCGTCTACGCGACGGCGGCCCTCGTCGGGGAGGAGTGGAGGCCGGGAGCGCTGAACGTCGGCTTCAATCCCACCTTCGAGGGGCGACGATCCCTTCGCTTCGAGGTGCACTTTCCCGGCTTCAACGGAGACCTTTACGGACAGAGTCTTCCCGTTTTTATCCTGAAGAGGCTGCGCGAGGAGATGCGCTTCGGTTGTCCCGAAGAGTTGGCCGCTCAAATGGGGCGCGATGTCGGCAAGGTCCTCGAAGCCTGGGAGCGTTACAGACCGACTGCCCAGGAGCCCCTGCGGCGCTGGAAATCTCTCCTCTCACGGTATGTCTAG
- a CDS encoding RluA family pseudouridine synthase, with amino-acid sequence MGNNRFCDDDSVPDEASALAEVLCVGDDTTGERLDLFLSVSLGVTRSFAKKLIEMGQVRPLGTGGKAKAGYRTREGERYEIIVPPPQALEIEPEAVDFDVLYEDGDILVIDKPAGLVVHPAPGHWRGTLVHGLLWRYPDIGVSNGVVRPGIVHRLDRTTSGLMVVTRNVRAQAGLIDAFRNREVDKRYLALVKGTAPVEGYIEAPIGRDERNRLRMAVTSDGREASTTFNRLWARKSCSLLTCKIHTGRTHQIRVHLRHIGCPLVGDTLYGGGRRDPLPLDRVFLHSWKLSFLHPLTGQLLAFRAPLPTELTRYLQALAARDGATP; translated from the coding sequence ATGGGAAACAACCGCTTTTGTGACGACGACAGCGTCCCCGACGAGGCCTCGGCTCTCGCCGAGGTCCTTTGTGTAGGCGACGACACGACAGGGGAGCGTCTTGATCTCTTCCTTTCCGTATCGCTGGGGGTGACGCGCAGTTTCGCAAAAAAACTGATCGAGATGGGGCAGGTCCGTCCCCTTGGGACCGGCGGCAAGGCCAAGGCCGGTTACCGGACGAGAGAGGGGGAGCGTTACGAAATCATCGTTCCTCCTCCACAGGCCCTGGAAATCGAGCCGGAGGCCGTCGATTTCGATGTCCTCTATGAGGACGGCGATATCCTCGTCATCGACAAGCCAGCCGGCCTTGTCGTCCACCCCGCTCCGGGCCACTGGCGGGGGACCCTCGTCCACGGACTTCTCTGGCGCTATCCCGATATTGGAGTCTCCAACGGCGTCGTCCGTCCCGGCATCGTCCACAGGCTGGACAGAACCACTTCGGGTTTGATGGTCGTGACGCGCAACGTCCGGGCCCAGGCCGGACTCATCGACGCTTTCCGGAACAGAGAGGTCGATAAGCGTTACCTGGCCCTCGTCAAAGGCACCGCTCCGGTGGAAGGGTATATTGAGGCCCCCATCGGCAGGGATGAGAGAAATCGGCTCAGGATGGCCGTCACGTCCGATGGCCGGGAAGCGTCGACCACCTTCAACCGACTCTGGGCCAGAAAGTCCTGTTCCCTGTTGACCTGCAAAATTCACACGGGAAGAACCCATCAGATCCGCGTCCACCTGCGCCACATCGGCTGTCCTCTCGTGGGAGATACTCTCTACGGCGGAGGCCGCCGGGACCCGCTCCCTCTCGATCGCGTTTTTCTCCACTCCTGGAAACTTTCCTTCCTTCATCCTCTGACGGGACAACTTCTGGCGTTCCGAGCGCCTCTTCCGACCGAACTCACTCGCTATCTTCAAGCACTTGCCGCCAGAGACGGGGCGACACCTTGA
- a CDS encoding DHH family phosphoesterase: protein MTKSLPIEWGEAQALLTEAERWGIVVHEKPDGDALGSGAALAGLGRKLGKRVLWGGADRFPAGYRFLPESDGYRLIVDGHELFRTVDLVVCLDTSNRDRSISAMEERPSGLPLLVIDHHRDNERFGDVNIVYPEASSTAELIWDLALQSGWPLGKEEALALYTGLVTDCGRFSFSSTTPFSHLMAADLIERGLRPDEVSRLIYNNRSLAALHLWGRVFSRALAVADGKALISWVALDDFSETGATADETEGLVNELMSLQGVTFAALLTEQPQLTRISLRSCGPVAAGDLARRWSGGGHRQAAGCRLEMPLSEARQIVIREIEALYE, encoded by the coding sequence TTGACGAAGAGTCTGCCCATTGAGTGGGGAGAGGCACAGGCCCTTCTGACCGAAGCGGAGCGTTGGGGCATCGTCGTCCACGAAAAACCCGACGGCGATGCCCTGGGTTCCGGCGCCGCTCTCGCCGGCCTGGGCCGCAAACTGGGGAAAAGAGTTCTCTGGGGAGGCGCCGATCGCTTTCCGGCAGGTTACCGCTTCCTGCCGGAAAGCGATGGCTACCGCCTCATCGTCGACGGTCACGAGCTTTTTCGGACCGTCGATCTTGTCGTTTGTCTCGACACGAGCAATCGGGACAGATCCATCTCCGCGATGGAAGAGCGCCCCTCCGGTCTTCCCCTGCTGGTCATCGACCATCATCGCGACAACGAACGCTTCGGCGACGTCAACATCGTCTACCCCGAGGCATCGAGCACGGCCGAGCTCATCTGGGATCTGGCCCTGCAGTCGGGATGGCCGCTGGGAAAAGAGGAGGCCCTTGCCCTCTATACAGGTCTTGTTACCGACTGCGGTCGGTTTTCCTTCTCTTCGACGACACCCTTCAGCCATCTTATGGCGGCAGATCTGATAGAAAGGGGCCTCCGCCCCGACGAGGTCAGTCGTCTCATTTACAACAACCGATCCCTCGCGGCCCTGCATCTCTGGGGACGAGTCTTTTCCCGCGCTCTTGCCGTGGCTGACGGAAAAGCTCTGATCTCCTGGGTCGCCCTGGACGATTTTTCCGAGACGGGAGCGACGGCCGACGAAACGGAAGGACTCGTCAACGAACTGATGTCCCTTCAGGGGGTTACCTTCGCTGCTCTGCTCACGGAACAGCCTCAGCTGACGCGAATCAGCCTTCGATCCTGTGGTCCCGTCGCGGCGGGCGACCTGGCTCGGCGCTGGTCCGGAGGCGGTCACCGCCAGGCGGCCGGCTGTCGCCTGGAGATGCCTTTGTCGGAGGCCCGGCAGATCGTGATCCGGGAGATAGAGGCCCTCTATGAATGA
- a CDS encoding NFACT family protein, with product MSHGPELVLSWTKELNSQENRHRIQKVEGGDSWVALGCGKGHPWLFLSWDFDCYGCCLARGSEIAPLVHLAMTTPPIVASLKRHLVTSELIDATQINRDRVLDLRFRRRIGGEASNIYRLILESADRFSNLILADGDGKIIEISHHVHPEANRYRTLLPGLPYTPPPPFSGIDLEKVEDANLLPSARGLGRPLLRKLSLLIEKEAVNTGELLPMLASLYGSDRFICQRTGSYLTALSEALPEMTAVPGTPLEASRLIVVDALTEKKGRKIVKLLEKVLLEERWRTTQRLQGFQERLRRKETASEERLRGEALYAFAHLVAPRTAEADLPHPEGRDERIHVLLDPDRTAIENGQAYFRRYRKALDHSVGVEAEIERLTTTFNETEEQLAILERADLAALLLLREELAPRTSSKKRKKAVPSHLSFDIDDCRLLVGLTAKGNRYVTFEQASGNDIWFHARNIPGAHVILKCPAEEIPDKAFVAASSLAAHYCRASQDETVTVDYTERKHVRHISGSGPANVTYRDFSSIKVSPRLWRQVLEDSE from the coding sequence ATGAGCCACGGACCGGAGCTGGTCCTCAGTTGGACCAAAGAGCTGAACTCACAGGAAAATCGCCACAGGATCCAGAAAGTGGAAGGAGGGGACAGCTGGGTTGCGCTGGGATGCGGGAAAGGACATCCTTGGCTTTTTCTTTCCTGGGATTTCGACTGCTACGGCTGTTGCCTGGCCAGAGGAAGTGAGATCGCACCTCTCGTGCATCTGGCCATGACGACGCCTCCCATCGTCGCCAGCCTGAAGCGTCACCTGGTGACCTCCGAGCTGATCGATGCCACGCAGATCAACAGAGATCGCGTTCTCGATTTGCGCTTCCGCCGACGGATAGGAGGTGAGGCGTCGAATATCTACCGTCTCATCCTTGAGTCGGCCGATCGCTTCAGCAATCTCATTCTCGCCGACGGCGACGGGAAAATCATCGAGATCAGCCATCACGTCCACCCGGAGGCCAACCGTTACCGAACGCTTCTGCCCGGTCTCCCCTACACCCCTCCCCCTCCCTTTTCCGGTATCGATCTGGAAAAGGTGGAGGACGCGAACCTGTTGCCCTCGGCCAGGGGGCTGGGACGCCCTCTTCTCCGGAAGCTCTCCCTTCTTATTGAGAAGGAGGCGGTGAACACGGGAGAACTTCTCCCCATGCTGGCCTCTCTTTACGGATCAGACCGGTTCATCTGCCAGAGGACAGGTTCCTATCTGACGGCCCTCTCCGAGGCACTGCCCGAAATGACAGCTGTGCCGGGGACGCCCCTCGAGGCCTCGCGCCTCATCGTCGTTGATGCCCTGACGGAAAAGAAAGGCCGAAAAATCGTCAAGCTCCTCGAGAAAGTGCTCCTCGAGGAGCGATGGCGGACGACGCAGCGCCTTCAGGGCTTTCAGGAAAGACTTCGCAGGAAAGAGACCGCGTCGGAGGAGAGGCTCCGAGGCGAGGCCCTCTACGCCTTTGCTCATCTCGTCGCGCCCAGAACCGCGGAGGCGGATCTCCCCCACCCGGAGGGACGTGACGAAAGGATTCACGTCCTCCTGGACCCCGATAGAACGGCTATCGAAAACGGCCAGGCCTACTTCAGACGCTACCGAAAGGCCCTGGACCATTCCGTCGGCGTCGAGGCGGAGATCGAGAGGTTGACGACGACCTTCAACGAAACGGAGGAGCAGCTGGCCATCCTGGAGCGGGCCGATCTGGCCGCCCTTCTTCTTCTCCGAGAGGAGCTGGCACCCCGAACGTCGTCAAAAAAGAGGAAAAAGGCGGTTCCCTCTCACCTCTCTTTCGACATCGACGATTGCCGTCTTTTGGTCGGTCTTACGGCCAAGGGCAATCGGTACGTCACCTTCGAACAGGCTTCGGGCAACGACATTTGGTTTCATGCCCGCAATATCCCCGGAGCTCACGTCATACTCAAGTGCCCCGCCGAGGAAATTCCCGACAAAGCCTTTGTCGCCGCCTCCTCTCTGGCGGCCCACTACTGCCGAGCCTCTCAGGATGAGACCGTTACCGTCGACTACACGGAGCGCAAACATGTCCGCCACATCTCCGGAAGCGGTCCGGCCAACGTAACCTATCGCGACTTTTCCTCGATCAAGGTGTCGCCCCGTCTCTGGCGGCAAGTGCTTGAAGATAGCGAGTGA
- the truB gene encoding tRNA pseudouridine(55) synthase TruB, producing MNEGLLLIDKDRGRRSTSCVSIVRSILGKKTRVGHAGTLDSPASGLLLLLVGPFTRASGYAMALPKRYVVRIQLGVETDTCDGEGTVLARLPWDHVSEEAFDRELLPFLGYRLQTPPRISAVHVQGKRAHALARQGEDFQIEPRPIWIGDVRRVSPLRPEGTVDLEVDCHQGTYVRSLVRDLGYRLRCGATVVDLRRIGLGDLSEAEAICGSHLRDLSAEQLAAFFLPPDRLCSHFTTYRCQERTAAALAHGNAVPLAEGRRLHYGVVPSERFLCFRGESLLSFGSLEKERGYFQPRANIFLGRK from the coding sequence ATGAATGAGGGCCTGCTCCTGATCGATAAGGATCGCGGTCGGAGAAGCACAAGTTGCGTCTCGATCGTCCGGTCCATTTTGGGCAAAAAAACCCGCGTCGGTCATGCCGGCACGCTCGATTCACCGGCTTCGGGACTCCTTCTGCTGCTCGTCGGTCCTTTCACTCGGGCCAGCGGCTACGCCATGGCTCTTCCCAAACGCTACGTCGTCCGCATTCAGCTTGGCGTCGAGACCGACACCTGTGACGGAGAGGGAACGGTTCTCGCCCGCCTTCCCTGGGATCATGTCTCCGAGGAGGCCTTCGACAGAGAGCTTCTCCCCTTTCTCGGTTACCGACTCCAGACTCCTCCGCGCATTTCCGCCGTCCACGTCCAGGGGAAAAGAGCTCACGCGTTGGCCCGCCAGGGCGAGGATTTTCAGATCGAACCGAGGCCGATCTGGATCGGAGACGTTCGCCGGGTTTCCCCCCTCCGTCCGGAAGGTACCGTCGACCTCGAAGTCGATTGCCACCAGGGAACCTACGTGCGAAGCCTCGTCCGCGATCTGGGCTATCGCCTTCGATGTGGGGCGACGGTCGTCGATTTGCGTCGGATCGGCCTGGGCGATCTTTCCGAGGCCGAGGCCATCTGCGGCTCTCATCTGAGAGACCTATCGGCGGAGCAACTCGCCGCCTTCTTTCTGCCCCCCGATCGGCTCTGTTCTCATTTCACGACCTACCGTTGCCAGGAACGAACCGCCGCGGCTCTTGCCCACGGCAATGCGGTGCCTCTCGCAGAGGGGCGAAGGCTTCATTACGGCGTCGTACCTTCGGAGCGCTTTCTCTGTTTCCGCGGGGAATCGCTCCTCAGCTTCGGCTCCCTCGAAAAAGAAAGAGGGTATTTTCAGCCGCGAGCCAACATCTTTCTTGGGAGGAAATAA
- the ileS gene encoding isoleucine--tRNA ligase — MEYKETLNLPKTEFPMRANLAKREPAMLEYWNRSDIYGKLMERPAEKGTFVLHDGPPYANSNIHIGTAFNKVLKDFIPKYRWMKGYRAPYVPGWDTHGLPIELRVLKDENLNQDDLGPVELRRRCQAYAEKYLDVQRSEFMRLGVLGDWFRPYVTYEASYEAAQIGAFADMVERGLVYKGHKPVFWCIDCQTALAAAEIEYEDESSPSIYVAYPLAGTASLSPKLAEGVHVLIWTTTPWTLPASMAVALHADYRYGFYRMGEKICLMACDLASQVAEVTKENLGEPLHVCPGRDLEGLVARHPFYEERSIPLVLADYVTLDSGTGCVHTAPGHGVEDFETGIRYNIDIYNPVDDKGYFLSETALVGGLSLKEGEQKILATLMANGRLLGSAKILHSYPHCWRCKKPVIFRATEQWFVSVDAFREQTLSIIDNEVQWVPEWGHDRIANMVRDRSDWCISRQRTWGVPIPAFYCEKCGELILTSDRIRRVQAAVATGGADIWWTASPQELLGDLASCPHCGGTELRKERDIMDVWFDSGVSHLAVLETRPELHWPADLYLEGSDQHRGWFQTSLLTSVATRGKAPYKAVLTHGFIVDGEGKKMSKSIGNVVAPREVVDKYGADILRLWVASTDYRNDIRISETIIRNLTESYRRIRNTARYLLGNLYDFDPACDSLPLDEMEEMDRWILSKLQAVIEKATHGYDEYEFHVPTFAVHQFCVNELSAFYLDVSKDRLYAEGALSPARRSGQTAMWKILSALVRILAPVLSFTAEEIWQEMKRVDRTLPESVFLALWPEGSEERSLELEAKWEKILGLRGAFSRALEKFRSTGKIGQSLEACLSVSSGTLAPEIPDLLTEEEWATVAIVSQFRWSDTLAGDILVDEETGLNVAVSPAQGAKCPRCWKFDIHAGPEQPCPRCAAVLREAGLS; from the coding sequence ATGGAGTATAAAGAGACCCTGAACCTTCCCAAGACGGAGTTCCCCATGAGGGCCAACTTGGCCAAGAGGGAACCGGCCATGCTGGAATACTGGAACCGCTCCGATATCTATGGCAAACTGATGGAACGGCCCGCCGAGAAAGGAACCTTCGTCCTCCACGACGGTCCTCCCTACGCCAACAGCAACATCCATATCGGAACGGCCTTCAACAAAGTCCTCAAAGACTTCATCCCCAAATACCGATGGATGAAAGGATACCGCGCTCCTTATGTTCCCGGCTGGGATACCCACGGCCTGCCCATCGAATTGCGCGTCCTCAAAGATGAAAATCTCAATCAGGATGACCTCGGTCCTGTCGAGCTGCGACGGCGCTGTCAGGCCTATGCCGAAAAATACCTCGACGTCCAGCGCAGCGAGTTTATGCGTCTCGGTGTCCTTGGCGACTGGTTCCGTCCTTACGTGACCTACGAAGCCTCTTATGAGGCGGCTCAGATCGGCGCTTTTGCCGATATGGTCGAAAGGGGACTGGTTTACAAGGGCCACAAGCCTGTCTTCTGGTGCATCGACTGTCAGACCGCCCTGGCCGCTGCTGAAATCGAGTACGAAGACGAGAGTTCCCCCTCCATCTACGTCGCCTACCCCCTTGCCGGAACAGCCTCTCTGTCGCCGAAACTGGCCGAAGGCGTCCATGTCCTCATCTGGACGACAACGCCCTGGACATTGCCTGCCAGTATGGCCGTTGCCCTCCATGCAGATTACCGTTACGGGTTCTACCGCATGGGGGAGAAAATCTGTCTTATGGCCTGTGATCTCGCCTCCCAGGTCGCCGAAGTGACAAAGGAAAATCTCGGTGAACCTCTCCATGTCTGTCCTGGACGAGATCTGGAGGGCCTCGTAGCGCGTCATCCTTTTTACGAAGAGCGTTCGATCCCCCTTGTCCTGGCCGATTACGTCACTCTCGATTCGGGTACGGGATGCGTGCATACCGCTCCGGGCCACGGCGTCGAGGACTTCGAAACGGGAATTCGTTACAATATCGATATCTATAACCCCGTCGATGACAAAGGTTACTTCCTGTCCGAAACCGCTCTTGTGGGGGGCCTCTCCCTGAAAGAGGGAGAACAGAAAATCCTCGCGACGTTGATGGCCAACGGTCGCCTTCTCGGGTCGGCGAAGATCCTCCACTCCTACCCCCACTGCTGGCGATGCAAAAAACCTGTCATCTTCAGGGCCACTGAGCAGTGGTTTGTATCCGTCGACGCTTTCAGGGAACAGACTCTATCCATCATCGATAACGAGGTCCAGTGGGTGCCCGAGTGGGGACATGACCGAATCGCCAACATGGTTCGCGATCGGTCGGACTGGTGCATCAGCCGTCAGCGGACCTGGGGCGTCCCCATTCCCGCCTTTTATTGCGAGAAGTGCGGCGAGCTCATCCTGACCTCGGACCGCATTCGGCGCGTTCAGGCCGCTGTCGCCACAGGGGGAGCCGACATCTGGTGGACGGCCTCGCCACAGGAGCTTCTGGGCGATTTGGCCTCCTGTCCTCACTGCGGCGGCACGGAGCTGCGCAAGGAGCGGGACATCATGGATGTCTGGTTCGACTCCGGCGTCAGCCACCTGGCCGTCTTGGAGACTCGGCCCGAACTGCACTGGCCCGCTGACCTCTACCTGGAGGGAAGCGACCAACATCGGGGCTGGTTTCAGACCTCCCTGCTGACGTCTGTCGCCACCCGCGGCAAGGCTCCTTACAAGGCCGTCCTGACTCACGGTTTCATCGTCGACGGAGAAGGAAAGAAAATGTCCAAGTCCATCGGCAACGTCGTCGCTCCCCGTGAAGTTGTCGACAAATATGGGGCCGACATCCTGCGCCTCTGGGTGGCCTCGACGGACTACCGCAACGATATCCGCATCTCGGAGACGATCATCCGCAATCTCACCGAGTCCTACCGCCGCATCCGCAACACGGCCCGCTATCTTCTGGGCAATCTCTACGACTTCGACCCGGCCTGCGATAGCCTGCCTCTCGACGAGATGGAGGAGATGGATCGCTGGATTCTGTCGAAGCTCCAGGCCGTGATCGAAAAGGCGACGCATGGTTATGACGAGTATGAGTTCCATGTGCCCACCTTCGCCGTTCACCAGTTTTGCGTCAACGAGCTGAGTGCCTTTTACCTCGATGTGAGCAAGGATCGGCTCTACGCGGAGGGAGCCCTTTCCCCGGCGCGGCGCAGCGGTCAGACCGCCATGTGGAAGATTCTTTCCGCCCTTGTACGTATCTTGGCGCCTGTCCTGAGCTTTACGGCCGAAGAGATCTGGCAGGAGATGAAGCGTGTCGACAGGACACTTCCAGAAAGCGTCTTCCTCGCCCTCTGGCCGGAGGGATCCGAAGAACGGTCGTTGGAGCTTGAGGCGAAGTGGGAGAAAATTCTGGGCCTCAGGGGGGCCTTTTCGCGGGCTTTGGAAAAATTCCGCTCGACGGGTAAAATAGGCCAGTCGCTGGAGGCCTGTCTCTCCGTCTCGAGCGGCACCCTCGCCCCGGAAATTCCGGATCTGCTCACGGAGGAAGAGTGGGCGACGGTAGCGATCGTCTCCCAGTTCCGTTGGTCCGACACGCTGGCAGGTGATATCCTCGTCGATGAGGAGACAGGCCTGAACGTAGCCGTATCGCCGGCTCAGGGAGCCAAATGTCCTCGCTGCTGGAAATTCGACATCCATGCCGGTCCAGAACAGCCCTGTCCTCGCTGCGCTGCCGTGCTGAGAGAGGCCGGCCTCTCGTAA
- a CDS encoding TRAP transporter permease, translating to MKKGGVRLADQDKDKVNGPVLEEAAIDLDDLRRQFDTEARYRDLVGWQGLLVTAVAVALSLFHFYTAGFGLLLAIKQRAFHLGVVLFLVFVLYPMSNKSSRNKTPWYDFVLGAAAAYGCFYLIIHFQTLLLRSGLPTQVDVIMGFVTVGLLLEATRRVSSPVLPVIAICFLLYCYFGRSFPSLFQHRGFSVLRIVNHMYLGTEGVFGIPIEVSSTFVFMFILFGSVLEQTGMGRFIIDLAMALAGGATGGPAKVAVLSSGLMGSISGSSVANVCTTGMFTIPLMKSVGYKPYFAGAVEAVASTGGQIMPPVMGAAAFIMAQFMGVPYLQVAAAAIVPALLYYFAVLVQVHLEATRLGLKGLPRNQLPKMGPLMKARGHLLLPLFGIIYFLVAGYTPLKAAFNGILITVVVSYVNRQTMLTPKKMLIALESGAKGALGVACACATVGIIVGTATLTGLGLRIASAIVAIAHGMLLPTLLLTMVTCILLGAGLPTTANFIVTSTMAAPALFELGVPPMAAYMFVLYFGIAADLSPPVALAAYAGAGIAGDDPMKTGMTAVKLALAGFIVPYIYVFNPMLVLVDATPVAFSMAVLTACLGVFLLGMSTIGHYKVKLPLYLRGLALVGALGLLIPGTLTDVTGASIMVLIHVLQVARAKRERAR from the coding sequence ATGAAAAAGGGAGGGGTTCGCTTGGCGGATCAGGACAAAGACAAGGTAAACGGTCCCGTCTTGGAAGAGGCGGCAATTGACCTGGACGATTTGCGTCGGCAGTTCGACACGGAGGCGCGCTATCGCGATCTCGTAGGATGGCAGGGGCTGCTGGTGACGGCCGTCGCCGTGGCGCTCTCGCTGTTCCACTTCTACACGGCTGGTTTCGGTCTCCTTCTGGCCATCAAGCAGAGGGCTTTCCATCTCGGCGTCGTTCTTTTCCTCGTCTTCGTTCTCTACCCCATGTCGAACAAATCCTCCAGGAACAAGACGCCCTGGTATGATTTCGTTCTCGGCGCGGCCGCCGCTTACGGCTGTTTTTACCTCATCATCCATTTTCAGACGCTGCTCTTGCGCTCCGGTCTGCCGACACAGGTCGATGTCATCATGGGATTCGTCACCGTCGGACTCCTTCTCGAGGCGACGCGGCGCGTTTCCAGTCCCGTCCTGCCTGTCATCGCCATCTGCTTCCTCCTTTACTGCTATTTCGGCCGCTCCTTTCCCTCTCTCTTCCAACATCGAGGTTTCAGTGTTCTGCGGATCGTTAACCACATGTACCTCGGAACTGAAGGCGTCTTCGGCATTCCTATCGAAGTCTCCTCGACGTTCGTCTTCATGTTCATCCTTTTCGGCTCCGTCCTGGAACAGACGGGGATGGGGCGCTTCATCATCGACCTCGCCATGGCCCTCGCCGGCGGCGCTACGGGGGGACCGGCCAAGGTCGCCGTCCTCAGCTCCGGCCTCATGGGATCCATCTCCGGTTCCTCCGTGGCCAACGTCTGCACGACGGGCATGTTCACCATTCCGCTCATGAAAAGCGTGGGATACAAACCCTACTTCGCCGGCGCCGTCGAGGCCGTCGCCTCCACGGGCGGCCAGATCATGCCTCCTGTCATGGGCGCAGCGGCGTTCATCATGGCTCAGTTTATGGGGGTCCCCTATCTCCAGGTTGCCGCGGCGGCCATCGTTCCGGCTCTGCTCTACTACTTCGCCGTTCTCGTTCAGGTTCACCTCGAGGCGACCCGTCTGGGCCTGAAAGGGCTTCCCCGAAATCAGCTTCCCAAGATGGGACCTCTGATGAAGGCGAGGGGCCACCTTCTCCTGCCTCTTTTCGGGATCATCTATTTCCTCGTGGCAGGGTACACGCCTCTCAAGGCGGCCTTTAACGGCATATTGATCACCGTCGTCGTCTCCTACGTCAACAGACAGACGATGCTGACGCCCAAAAAGATGCTCATCGCCCTCGAGAGCGGGGCGAAAGGGGCCCTCGGGGTGGCCTGCGCCTGTGCCACCGTCGGCATCATCGTCGGCACGGCGACGTTGACGGGGCTGGGGCTCCGCATCGCCAGCGCCATCGTAGCCATCGCTCACGGAATGCTGTTGCCCACACTTCTTCTGACGATGGTCACCTGCATTCTCCTCGGAGCGGGATTGCCGACGACGGCCAACTTCATCGTCACCAGCACCATGGCCGCTCCGGCGCTCTTCGAGCTCGGCGTGCCGCCCATGGCGGCCTATATGTTCGTCCTCTATTTCGGCATCGCCGCCGACCTCAGTCCTCCCGTCGCTCTGGCGGCCTACGCCGGGGCGGGCATCGCCGGAGACGATCCCATGAAGACGGGCATGACGGCCGTCAAGCTGGCCCTGGCCGGTTTCATCGTTCCCTACATCTACGTCTTCAATCCCATGCTTGTCCTCGTCGACGCGACGCCGGTCGCCTTCTCCATGGCCGTTCTAACGGCCTGTCTGGGTGTTTTCCTCCTGGGAATGTCCACGATCGGCCACTATAAAGTCAAATTGCCTCTTTATCTGCGAGGTCTGGCCCTCGTCGGAGCTCTGGGGCTGCTCATTCCCGGCACGTTAACGGACGTCACGGGTGCCTCGATCATGGTGTTGATCCATGTCCTGCAGGTGGCTCGAGCTAAGAGGGAAAGGGCCCGGTAG